A single Cyprinus carpio isolate SPL01 chromosome A20, ASM1834038v1, whole genome shotgun sequence DNA region contains:
- the LOC109085820 gene encoding CYFIP-related Rac1 interactor A isoform X1 yields the protein MGNLLKVLTCTELDQGPNFFLDFENAQPTDCEREVWNQVNAVLQESESILSGLQAYKGAGQEIRDAIQNPNDMLLQERAWNSVCPLVIRLKKFYAFSLKLEEALQSLLESLTCPPYTPTQHLEREQALAKQFAEILHFTLRFDELKMRIPAIQNDFSYYRRTISRNRLNNMNLDIENEVNNEMANRMSLFYAEATPMLKTLSTATTNFVTENKTLPLENTTDCLSTMASVCKVMLETPEYTSRFNSEDTLLFCMRVMVGVIILYDHVHPNGAFNKSSKIDMKGCIKVLKDQPADNVEGLLNALKFTTKHLNDESTPKNIRTMLQ from the exons ACGCACAGCCGACAGACTGTGAGAGAGAGGTGTGGAACCAGGTGAATGCTGTTCTCCAGGAGTCCGAGAGCATCCTGTCCGGCCTGCAAGCCTACAAGGGGGCGGGCCAGGAAATACGAGAT GCAATACAGAATCCTAATGACATGCTCCTTCAGGAGAGGGCATGGAACTCTGTGTGTCCCCTTGTCATCCGTCTAAAGAAGTTCTATGCTTTTTCATTGAAACTAG AGGAAGCACTGCAGAGCCTTTTGGAGTCTCTGACATGTCCGCCATACACTCCCACTCAGCACCTGGAGAGGGAGCAGGCCCTCGCTAAACAGTTTGCTGAAATCCTGCATTTCACCCTCCGCTTTGATGAGCTTAAG atgaggATTCCAGCTATCCAGAATGACTTCAGCTACTACAGAAGAACAATCAGTCGAAACCGATTAAACAACATGAAT CTTGATATCGAAAATGAGGTCAATAATGAAATGGCAAATAGAATGTCTCTGTTCTACGCTGAAGCCACGCCTATGCTGAAGACACTGAGCACAGCAACGACAAACTTTGTGACAGAG AATAAGACATTACCTCTTGAGAACACCACAGACTGCCTGAGCACTATGGCAAGTGTATGCAAGGTCATGCTTGAGACACC AGAATACACAAGTCGATTCAACAGTGAAGACACGCTTCTGTTTTGTATGAGGGTGATGGTGGGGGTTATTATCCTCTATGACCATGTGCATCCAAACGGTGCCTTCAACAAATCCTCCAAAATTGAT atgaaaggatgcattaaagtctTAAAAGATCAGCCAGCAGATAATGTTGAAGGTCTCCTCAATGCCCTCAA GTTCACCACAAAACACCTGAATGATGAGTCCACTCCAAAAAATATCAGAACAATGCTCCAGTAA
- the LOC109085820 gene encoding CYFIP-related Rac1 interactor A isoform X2: protein MGNLLKVLTREIENYPHFFLDFENAQPTDCEREVWNQVNAVLQESESILSGLQAYKGAGQEIRDAIQNPNDMLLQERAWNSVCPLVIRLKKFYAFSLKLEEALQSLLESLTCPPYTPTQHLEREQALAKQFAEILHFTLRFDELKMRIPAIQNDFSYYRRTISRNRLNNMNLDIENEVNNEMANRMSLFYAEATPMLKTLSTATTNFVTENKTLPLENTTDCLSTMASVCKVMLETPEYTSRFNSEDTLLFCMRVMVGVIILYDHVHPNGAFNKSSKIDMKGCIKVLKDQPADNVEGLLNALKFTTKHLNDESTPKNIRTMLQ from the exons ACGCACAGCCGACAGACTGTGAGAGAGAGGTGTGGAACCAGGTGAATGCTGTTCTCCAGGAGTCCGAGAGCATCCTGTCCGGCCTGCAAGCCTACAAGGGGGCGGGCCAGGAAATACGAGAT GCAATACAGAATCCTAATGACATGCTCCTTCAGGAGAGGGCATGGAACTCTGTGTGTCCCCTTGTCATCCGTCTAAAGAAGTTCTATGCTTTTTCATTGAAACTAG AGGAAGCACTGCAGAGCCTTTTGGAGTCTCTGACATGTCCGCCATACACTCCCACTCAGCACCTGGAGAGGGAGCAGGCCCTCGCTAAACAGTTTGCTGAAATCCTGCATTTCACCCTCCGCTTTGATGAGCTTAAG atgaggATTCCAGCTATCCAGAATGACTTCAGCTACTACAGAAGAACAATCAGTCGAAACCGATTAAACAACATGAAT CTTGATATCGAAAATGAGGTCAATAATGAAATGGCAAATAGAATGTCTCTGTTCTACGCTGAAGCCACGCCTATGCTGAAGACACTGAGCACAGCAACGACAAACTTTGTGACAGAG AATAAGACATTACCTCTTGAGAACACCACAGACTGCCTGAGCACTATGGCAAGTGTATGCAAGGTCATGCTTGAGACACC AGAATACACAAGTCGATTCAACAGTGAAGACACGCTTCTGTTTTGTATGAGGGTGATGGTGGGGGTTATTATCCTCTATGACCATGTGCATCCAAACGGTGCCTTCAACAAATCCTCCAAAATTGAT atgaaaggatgcattaaagtctTAAAAGATCAGCCAGCAGATAATGTTGAAGGTCTCCTCAATGCCCTCAA GTTCACCACAAAACACCTGAATGATGAGTCCACTCCAAAAAATATCAGAACAATGCTCCAGTAA